A region of the Antedon mediterranea chromosome 4, ecAntMedi1.1, whole genome shotgun sequence genome:
ACTACAATATGATTATGAATCATTAGGGTGAAACAAGCATCtaaacatgtttgttttattttatactgggcgacctcttcagtcaaagactggtctcccagagggcccagttggtgatcagtggctgtgatgtactaatacaccggggtaacctcctactcgtctcgaaagatgtactaggttctttaaagtgcacatgagctagttgtgtacactggacctacggtttatagtccttatccgagaagactcgttctaccaccagaacaatggagtgagtgagcctcgaacccctgccgatgttatggctacgtaattacggttccactgtcttaaccgctcggccactcactctcATGTCTACAGAATCCCATATATAATCTGTTGTGATAACTTAACTATAACATCCAACTATGCCAAATGATAGAAAAATGATAAGTTTCCATTTAAATGAGGAGTGGTTTCGTTATAAGGAATTTGTTATAGCTTTACTTTCTGACTAATGCCAAATGAGAGGAAATAGAAGAATGATAAGTTCCCATTCACATAAAACTGGCTCCTAAAGCCACACCACAACGAGGTCTGACGAAACATCTTGTCTTAACTTGACTCATCAGTGCTGTCTGTTGACTTCCAACAAGATAGCATCTGGGGAAGATTTAGGTGGCCGAGATaacattaaacatgtttaattttcaacCGACAAGACGTCGCTGTCTAAGTTGAACTTTAGAATCCCGATTTggtagtttatttttttaaaaagagcaGAACATATTTACTACAAATTTCCGAGTTTGGTAGTCATTGTGTATGGTGTCACTATAGTTATCCACAGTGAGCAGTTTTGAATTTCTAAAGTCAGATTGAAACCCTGGTtgcatttctattttatattgcACCATAAACTGGAATCAACCGGTCTTTTAAATTCAaagaatcattttttttttgcaagaaactacaattatttaaatacgGCTTAAGTAAAGCTTTCATTTCTTTACTCACCGGCGACTTAAACGTTGCCTTGAAATTTCTCTTTCTTGGGTTGGAATATCTTGaaacatataaaacaaataatatataaataattttctttaCAATATGTGTCCATTTTTCTCTACATCACAGTAAACAAATTCACCATACTCGGTAACCAATCAGAATCGATTATCCTTCCTATTTGTTTTAGAGTGATGTCATCAGCATACACCTCTATCAATCTCTTACAAATTGACATTAGATTGATAGTGCTACTGCACTTCATTTAAGTTCACAATTAGTATAGTGCTCAGGTAGTACACATAATCTACAAACACGCTTTTGATTGAAAATTCTACACTGAGTATTCAAACACCTAACATTGTTAAAGCAACTCAGTTTAGAATGGATGTATTCAACTATTAAAAGCAAGTGCAGGTAAGTTTCTATAATTATAGTACATTAGGCCTAAAGCATGTTTTCTACTGTTTTCTCAGCAAATCCAATGTTTCACAGAGAAAAGATTGTGATGTATACACTACAAGAGCATTTTAATGCATGTCTGTTGAGCTTTTCAAAACATGATTGCTCATTAACAACGTCAAATATGTATTTGCTgcgctctgattggttgcgcaatgtTTCTCTTCGtaagaagtaaaaaaaaaataaaaaattttgcTAAAGTAAAAAACTGAAAGAATTTTGAAACATGTATACGCATGCATATTGTAAGTTTTGTAAAACTAATTGTTGGAAACGCTCTACCATCCCTAACATTATTGATTGCTTCTAGAACTAAACCTTTGTaggtttattaataataatgaatgaattaatgatTACCGCATGCCTTGGTTTATGACTGAATCAGGGTCTTTtggcattttaaagaattttaacGGCTTTTTAATGATTTGAGTTACTGTGTTcctgtatatttatattgttgttaGATTCATTTGAATTGTTACTTTGTACATTGTTTACAGAATTATTCAGCCGTTGGCTGCTTTCTGTttgtattgtactatttatgtgtttttttatgaataaatacctatatatatatatatatatatatatacatatattaagtTGACACTGATCCGTGTGAACacattcgcctagtggaaaacaggcttaaagacacacattttttttgggatctattttaaggtcacaaacatattgtattgttacaaacaaattattatagtagtatacaaaaaaacaatcaGCAACAAGACAATGCGAGATGATCAAGGCGAATCTAGCTAGCGTTACTGTATTTTTGTATGTAATACCACTGTTACCAGGCTTgaagtagtttttttttttttttttaaccttattttaaatgagggtgatccatccagctattgcttaTCATCAGAGACCTTCAGAGGTtaacaagacaaacatatatatataagatgcttttacataaacaaagtcttattacaagtctttgggagtggagttgtaatttggtcctttgaaaaaatcctgacatgtgacgggacttgaacccaagACCTTTGGAGtcgtagccaagcatcataaacaccaagccacaactccactcaaaTTCCTACAATCCTAGGCATAGGGTAGAGTACATTAACATATAACTTGGGtacttctttttatttttctctcTTTATCATATTTAACTATAGAACATactttaagacaagaaatgacctatttttatagtttttaagtaatattattatttaaaaaacattaacaacTGAAGGAAACGTGTCTTTAAGGTctgtgaatttaaaaaaaaaggataattTGTTAGGTACTAAGGAGGTCACAAGAAAAACTATTCTATGCCTAATTAATCAGCTATTTTGTTATGATTTACACGTTGTGTCTATAAACAGCTACAAATTAGTAATTGCAATTGAAAAAATATCACAAACATCACAAACAAGTAAGGATTTATGCAGGCTGCTagttgcgcattttaaaatatgaatgatGTATTGATCCCCAAAAAATATGAAACCATTTCGCAGcttaaagttaatcactttagTAGAATAAACAGaacagtataaaaataaagtttttacatataaaaaaatatgaacaaaCAACGTCAGCAACAGCAAGTATGGATTCATGCAGGTTGCTAGttgagcattttaaaattaatggtACAGTATTGttcccaaaaaacatgaaaacatttcGCAGCTTagaagttaatcacttccgtcaAACACcaattgacttccagtcaatttaACTACTATTtacttaaatttttttttatttcacgcttaaaaattgttcaatacaacaatgttattgtttttattgatcattACGTCATTTGAGACTTGTAACAATAGTATTTTCATTGAAGATAATGGTTAATAAATGATTATCTTTTtgttctaggatgaaaactttttgaatttcttttgtttattcCAGAAAAAGTGTATAATTATCTGTTTAAAGTAAGTTGTCCTTTATTGTGCATAGCATAAacagggtcctgggttcaagtcccgtcacatgtcaggattttttctaaggaacaaattactccactcccaaagacttgtaataagactttgtttatgaagagcatcttgtgtatatgtttgtgtTGTGAATCtgatgatcagcaatagctggatggatcaccctcattaaaattaaatatggttaaaaaaaaaacaacaaaaaaacaggcCTTATATCCTGTTTACACTGCAACTACAGTATTACCATCAGCATTATATAATGAAAGTGAGTGACAGCCACAcagttttaattaatacaaGGCGCACAGTAGACTCATTCTGTTTGCGCAGTTTGAGAATTTCATTTAACACTAATTGGtagtattattaaaaattgtcaTAGAGACAAATATCTCAATCATGGTGGTACGATCAAGAGTCCTGCTGTTTTCCTAAACACTTCAATCATTAACTTATTAGTTGGCTTCTTGCACAAAGTTTAATCAAACATGAACAGCAATATATCTATAATCGAAACTGTTACCTAAATATTTATGTGAATCTTATTAAGATTAAAAGCAAAAGTTATTGTATACAATATTATGAGACACAagatacaaattaatttattggttataatgttataatcaaTCATTTCGAATTGACTTGAGTGCATACAACAATTATCTCATCAGACAACAAGTAGACGAGACAGATTTATCTTTTTCAACCATTATGACATAAGTTAAAATAAAGATGTAATATTCATACAGGAACACAATGTTTTCTTAATCAGTGGGAAAAAAGAAATGCTAGTGCCAAAATGtatgggcggccattagggCTAAAATAGACAAACGTTGCCATATGAACAATTCCGCTCCGGTAAGCCAAACAAATGGCGTTAAAGACATTATTTTTCGATtgacaaacaaatattgccATATGAACAAATTGATGAAAGAATACATTGCTGTATGgttaatttgaaatatggtTAAATTGTCGAAAGGACAAAATTTGGCataaggacaaaaattggcgcAAGGACAAAATGGCCgaaaggacaaaaattggcgcAAGGACAAATTGGCGTGCAgtctaactaaatttaaacgTTGAGGGCATCATGCAACCACTACGCAATAGGAAACGAACCATGAAACTTTTCTGCAAAACTTTTGATTGATTAGAGTCATCAACTCCGAGTAGTGTATTGTATGGCATCTCTACATACAGTAaaacatctaaaatatattGCACTTGATTTAGATTAATTTCCTTATTTTCGAGAGAAGTTGCACGGCACTGAATACTGTTTCCAAAGTTTGTTACAATTCTCACTTCCATGATTATTTTGTTAACCTCCGGCCCCATCACAGTGGTTTTAGTCACatggttttaaaatactatgCTGCCCTCAACGTTTAAATTTAGTTTGACTGTACGTCAATTTTTCCTTACGCCAATGTTTGTCCTTATGGCAATTTTGTCCTTGCGACAATTTTTGTACTTTCGGCAATTTTACCATACGGCAATGTGTGTCCGTACggcaatatttgttttgtcattCGAGGAATTATTTCTTTAACGCCATTAGGTCGGCTTACGGGAGCGGAATTGTTCGTACAGCAACGTTTGTCTATTTTTGccctaatggccgcccataaaaatgaacaataattttaaacaatttatataaacttaaaagttctatattgtttacaaaatttTTCAAAGACACTATAAATTAaacaatggttttaaaatgattttaataaacattatcatgtttattaattatacattgtACCTGTACCTTGAATCTTTTATattgtgttttcattttgttCATGAAAATAATGTCATGGTtaacaaaaatactaaattGCTCAATTCACAAACATTTACTATCATCATCCATTGTTAAAAGTAGCCGATCCCCCTCCCTCCACCCTCTTTAGTTTGCCAAGGTAATCTTAAGAGTACTTTtctataataatgatgatattttAAGCTCATTGAACCAAAACCACTTTCAAAAGAAAAGTACTCCGGTCGGTGACACTCAATAGTTATGGTGTGAACGGTAAAATCTCCAGAGTTCATAACAccggggttgaacagctgaacgtTCTACTGAGGGCGAACTGCGGGAACACACAGGTGTTTTGGTATGAAAGGTACAAAACTCCAGAGTTTTTAGGTTAAAATGTCATCCTCACATGATCAatcattgctttagttttatttcaaaatttgtacaaaatatagcgaatctaaaaaataatatagtataaataaaacaatatcttCTGAATATCtttgaatataattattgaattaaaaatatactcaattgtaaacaaacaaaacagagGGCggtatttatgattttatttgaaaaaaacccTGTTGTTGCCCTTTAGGTTGGTGTGAATGGGGTATCTTCAgagtttctcaacgttttgAATGGTCTCCAGAGATCACCACAAAGTTTTGGTGTGAAGAaaggtatacagtattattgttttGGAATTGACCATAGGCAGATTTAGAGGCAAACATCCAACCCAAGCCACTACCCTAAATAAAAAACTGCAATGCAAAATATAGGAAATAATGTATTGTTAAGTTCATcacttcattttatttattattttattgatgtcTTTAGGCagtgtggccaaggattaccaatactaaattaatcactgtcctatcagataggtggtaatctgAATCTGAACCAGTTCAGGGGGTAACTCCCTACTCttctcgaataatgaactgggttttaactgtgtacactggacctatgttTTATAGTCCTACTccgacttgttccaccaccagaactaggagcgagtcggcctcgaacccttgcagATGTTGTTGACTCTTTAGGACATTTGACTCGCTCTACCTTTTTTAGGCCCTTTACACCCAATCCCCCACCCTTCAAAATCAATGTTGTCCAAAACTggtattaaaaatgaaattagtaGTTGTTTAAGCTCTCTTCTTGAAAACCTCAATtgtatattacaatattttaatctCAGGCCTTGTCTTTGAAGGCGAGCGAGtgtgatcactcacctaacacactcctaaactgcccttgaggagtgagatttacaacacacttaaattttgtaaatttctacacaccaaaatacaaacagcacacctacagcacccctgaatgtattgaggagtgcaatttgtagcaaacctataattttcaaaaagaCAAGgcatgtaatttattatgattatatactgtacttttattaatttcaggAGTATTCCAGGCTAGATATAAAAATGGATGAAGCCAACTGCAGCAATCTTTGTTGTTCACAAAGAGACAACGCATCAGAAGATTACGATAATGTTTCGGTGATTCAGTCGGTTATCATCGCTCTTTTGATACTACCAACCATTATCGGAAATCTGCTAGTTATCACGCTTATCTGTAAATACCGCCCTCTGCACACAATGACATCTGTACTTCTAATGAATCTGTCGATTGCCGACTGTGGTGTTGGAATTTTCGTCACACCTTTCGCTTTTCTTAACAGCCTGTCTACAATAACCGACGTAACCGGTCTTTGCAAAGCTAGTGGCATATTGAATGTAACATTCTGTCTGACGAGTACGACAACGCTCACTGCGATTGCAATAGAGCGATACTGTGCAATTACTCAGCCTTTTCGGTATCACAAAATTGTGACACAACAAGGGCTTACGATAACCATAATCCTAATATGGTCACTATCTTTCTTATGGTCGATAATTCCTTTCGCTTTTGACAACAACTACATATATTTTCCAGACAACTACGTCTGCATTCTTGATTTTTCAAATTTGAAAATATTCTCAAGTTTAATAACTacaatttgttttgtaattCCATTATGTACAAtttcattttgttatatttcaatttatatagtTGCTAAGCAACAGTTGAAAAAGATCAATGACATACAGGTCGCAGGTCATCGACGATCTTGCACGGATGAGCCTAGTCTACAAGAAACCGAGATAAGCAATAATGCCATAGAGAGCGAAGAATCTTCACGGAATCGACGAACATCACGGTCTAAAGGAGTTCAAAAATCTCGCAAAAGCAACGGAATAACAAAATCAactaaaacaattaaagaaCTTAAAGCCGCGTTCACACTATTAGTTGTAATGGCTATTTATCTTATTTGCTGGTTACCGTACAATTTAGGAATCATATGTCACATATCGGAAGATTGCAGATGGAGCTGTATGTTTTATCGTATGTCAACTATCCTAGTCCTTGTCAGCTCAATGTGCAATCCTATTGTGTATTTTATACGTTTTAAACAGTATCGTAAATATCTCAAGATGATGTTCAAATGCCAGAAAAATGACAATCCTATTGTAGTATTATCAATACACTGATGTTGTCATTTTAGAGAATTGCTAAATTGGTTTTGCGATTCATATCTATAAGCCTCAGTCAGTAAATTAATGTCTCCCAAATGTTTAGAATAAATCTAATACTAGAATCGGGTAAATACAGTATCATTTAGTTTTGTACTTGgttcatattttttttggtaCCTTGCTTTccaaaatttattaaaaaataaattggctGACAAAGTACTGTAAGTTGGTCTGAGGAAACTTTTCACACCGTTTCCTGATGTctcaaaaatgaaaaaaaatgaaaaaattcgGTAAATGTTGAACTTTTGTGTTACTGTAATTTACTTGTTTGCATTGTTGTAAAAAatctgtatatatttattaattattagttgtaaattgtacatctttttttaaatatttctgtttttgAATTAAAAACTTTCAATAAAATTTGATTGATGCATTTCATTTCTTGACAATTAGTACGTAGCTTAGTCTTGATTTATACGCATGACACGGTTACAGTCCCGCGGCAGCACATAAAGTCAATATTTCGTGTTCATGCGGCTGTTGATTGCCACATAGCCGCATGGAGCATTGTGAAAACAAAACACCGATGTTTAATTTTTGATTTGCCGAAACTGGACTGGAACAGGTGTAGAAACCCCTGGACAACGGTAGTACTTAAATAAACTAATGTGTCATACTGTACCATATCAAAGCTTCTGGTTGCTGAAAGTATGATAGGCCAGGAGGACATCACCACccatcatatattattttataataccaCACTGTCTGCcctgaatttattttattttaattaagaagaataaggaaacaaaaatgtttgtacTTTACCTATTTGGTGTAACATTACTGCAAGGAGGAACAGTAGAGACTGGTCTTGGAGATTCACCATGCAGTGAAACTGATTCCCGATTGCACAACGCCTTGGACGTGGTGTTGGGACTTCTTAGCCCTACTACAGAGGTTGAGTTCATTTCAGGCCCAGCAGGAGAACTTGAGCTGGAGGAGGGTGAGGCTGCGGCAGGTGACAGCCACTTTCGGCTAAGTCCAAGAGACCTTCGTTTAGACATAGAATTTGACTTAAATTGAAGAGGAGTAGTAGACATTGTAGCTGTTACTTTGATCTACACTTTTTGTAGAGATTAAAAATGACGACGGAACATTATTCACgtcatttttaattcatattttcgCGGTTTAGAAATGTTTTCCTCCATATTTTGACTTAATCACTCATGCATATCTCTTTTTGTAGACAACACTCCAGAGGGGGTACTAAcagtttttaaacttttatttggCGGAGGGTTCGCAAACAAACTGCACGAATTATTTTGACTATAAGTACTAACAATTATTGATGGTACCAGTTCCTTAAAATGAACATAATATGCAAACTCATGTTACTCGAAGGAAAGTTAAAATCATACATCGTACAATGTTCTCAGAACAAGTCTTTCTGTCTTTCTTATATATACATTGTaaacataaatacataattatcaAGGGAAGGGCTAAAATACTGCCCCGGCTCATAAACATTGAAGAACAAatagttaataaataaaaaaataaaaataaataagggCAACCTTTCTAAACTTAATATATACTTAAACATTTTGTTCTCACTTTCTCTCAAATATTATAATTCTCTTTTGAAACACAAATAATATTATCTTAAACAATGGTAGATAAttcaaatgttgttattatcattttttcaaCTGGCGtaattatacaaaatgtttgttttatctcaAATAATCCATTTACGAGGATTTGAATTACGGTATTTCAGATAAAAAAACGTTACATGTTATATTTTGCTAATGATTTGAATAATTTCATTGAAAATAGACACAGCTGATCATGAAAGGTGGTACtagggggtggggggggggggatacaAACACGTCACGTGCACAAACCGGATACAACGTTAGGCGCGTAAATCTAACTTCCATGGTTATATTGCGCATTATCAATGCGTGCGTTGTAAATACCATAGTAACCTTGCATGTTGCATGGTAACTGCCTCAAAACATTGAGATATTTATGTTTTACTTGTCGAAGTACAAACAGAGAAGAGCTGCATCAAGCATATATTTTCACTGAAATAAATCGAAAattgtaagttttatttatttttttgtttatatatttaaaacaaaaacaattaattacagTAGGAAGAAAAGTACGTTGAATGAAAGTGAGTAATTAACCATATAAAAAGTCTCATCACATAGACATTGATAGATGTAACCGCCAGGTAATACTAATAAACATAGGCATATCGCTAGTCTAGTACATATTTTCTGTTGGTATCCTGTGTgatacttaggcctaggtcggtTATCGGGAGATCGATTAAACCACgaaagaataataatttatttggtagcaaataggcctaaaaaacacgcacacaaacaaaaaccaaaacaatTTGGGCCTAGGCTAGTGTACAGTATATTAGCAATCGGTACCCCACATTTGTCATGAATATGGCGCTGTGCATGGCTGGGACACATTCACCCATCATCAATCATATCATACCTTATTACACTCTACTTTTAGAACCTTACTTATTGAATAACATTTTGCACAAGATAATTCATATATTTCTTTAGATATAATTCAAAATGTCAATGAAAACGGACGATTTAAATGGCTGGAGCATCTATGA
Encoded here:
- the LOC140046509 gene encoding DNA repair protein SWI5 homolog isoform X2 → MSTTPLQFKSNSMSKRRSLGLSRKWLSPAAASPSSSSSSPAGPEMNSTSVVGLRSPNTTSKALCNRESVSLHGESPRPVSTVPPCSNVTPNRYSNPRKRNFKATFKSPMKKLDSEMSPQEEVPHNIQQEIINLKEEIKLMEDEEKELRKCGFVEEELQVHIEKLHEYNELKDAGQMLLATLEGRTTKEMYEKFGLDLDD
- the LOC140046509 gene encoding DNA repair protein SWI5 homolog isoform X1; amino-acid sequence: MSTTPLQFKSNSMSKRRSLGLSRKWLSPAAASPSSSSSSPAGPEMNSTSVVGLRSPNTTSKALCNRESVSLHGESPRPVSTVPPCSNVTPNRYSNPRKRNFKATFKSPMKKLDSEMSPQEEVPHNIQQEIINLKEEIKLMEDEEKELRKCGFVEEELQVHIEKLHEYNELKDAGQMLLGKIATLEGRTTKEMYEKFGLDLDD
- the LOC140046576 gene encoding beta-2 adrenergic receptor-like yields the protein MDEANCSNLCCSQRDNASEDYDNVSVIQSVIIALLILPTIIGNLLVITLICKYRPLHTMTSVLLMNLSIADCGVGIFVTPFAFLNSLSTITDVTGLCKASGILNVTFCLTSTTTLTAIAIERYCAITQPFRYHKIVTQQGLTITIILIWSLSFLWSIIPFAFDNNYIYFPDNYVCILDFSNLKIFSSLITTICFVIPLCTISFCYISIYIVAKQQLKKINDIQVAGHRRSCTDEPSLQETEISNNAIESEESSRNRRTSRSKGVQKSRKSNGITKSTKTIKELKAAFTLLVVMAIYLICWLPYNLGIICHISEDCRWSCMFYRMSTILVLVSSMCNPIVYFIRFKQYRKYLKMMFKCQKNDNPIVVLSIH